Proteins from one candidate division KSB1 bacterium genomic window:
- a CDS encoding phenylacetate--CoA ligase has product MLYWNQAEETRSRDELQQIQLQRLQKTLQLVYENVPFYQERFKTIGAEPQDFKSLEDFFKFPFTTKADMQSTYPYGMFAAPMEEIVRLHASSGTTGRPTVVGYTRNDLDTWSDLVARLLTAAGVTKKDIVQVAFGYGLFTGGFGLHYGIERVGATVIPVSSGNTDRQLQVMSEFGVTVLVSTPSYAVYLGEILEEKRIPLDSLKLRVGCFGAEPWTEAMRGEIERRLGIIATDNYGLSEVMGPGVSFECVHKNGMHISEDHFIAEIIDPETGAPLPMGEYGELVLTTLTKEGIPLLRYRTRDITKLTAEPCPCGRTFVRMSKPRGRTDDMLIIRGVNIFPSQVEAVLVEMEETEPHFQLIVRREGALDTLEIRAELNEAYFSDEMRVMHQLEEKIKTKIRNAIGVSAKITLVEPKTLERTTGKAKRVIDLREYL; this is encoded by the coding sequence TTGCTCTACTGGAATCAGGCGGAAGAAACTCGTTCCCGCGACGAACTGCAGCAGATTCAACTGCAGCGTCTGCAAAAAACTTTGCAGCTCGTTTATGAAAACGTGCCGTTTTATCAGGAACGGTTCAAGACCATCGGCGCCGAGCCGCAAGATTTCAAAAGCCTGGAAGATTTCTTCAAGTTCCCTTTTACCACCAAAGCCGACATGCAGTCCACCTATCCCTACGGCATGTTTGCTGCGCCCATGGAAGAGATCGTGCGGCTGCACGCCTCGTCGGGCACAACCGGTCGCCCGACGGTGGTCGGCTATACCCGCAACGATTTGGATACCTGGTCGGATTTGGTGGCGCGCCTCCTGACCGCAGCCGGTGTAACCAAAAAGGATATCGTCCAGGTGGCCTTTGGTTACGGATTGTTTACCGGCGGCTTTGGTCTGCATTACGGCATCGAGCGGGTCGGCGCCACTGTGATTCCGGTTTCTTCCGGAAACACAGACCGCCAGCTGCAGGTGATGTCCGAGTTCGGCGTGACGGTACTGGTCTCGACGCCCAGCTATGCCGTTTACTTGGGGGAGATTTTGGAGGAAAAGAGAATCCCCCTCGACTCGCTCAAGCTGCGCGTCGGCTGTTTCGGCGCCGAGCCGTGGACCGAGGCGATGCGCGGCGAAATCGAACGGCGGCTCGGCATCATCGCCACGGACAATTACGGCCTGAGCGAAGTCATGGGACCAGGTGTCTCTTTTGAGTGCGTCCACAAGAACGGCATGCATATCAGCGAGGACCATTTCATCGCCGAAATCATTGATCCGGAAACCGGCGCGCCGCTGCCTATGGGCGAGTATGGAGAGTTGGTGTTGACCACTCTGACCAAAGAGGGCATTCCGCTGCTCCGCTACCGAACCCGCGACATAACCAAATTGACTGCGGAACCCTGCCCGTGCGGCAGAACCTTCGTGCGCATGTCCAAGCCGCGCGGCCGCACCGACGACATGCTGATTATTCGCGGCGTCAATATCTTTCCTTCTCAAGTGGAAGCCGTTCTCGTAGAGATGGAAGAGACCGAGCCGCACTTTCAGCTGATTGTTCGCCGCGAAGGCGCGCTCGATACTCTGGAAATCCGTGCCGAACTCAACGAGGCCTATTTTTCCGATGAGATGCGCGTCATGCATCAATTGGAAGAAAAGATCAAAACCAAGATCCGTAACGCCATCGGCGTTTCGGCAAAAATAACTTTGGTGGAACCCAAAACGCTGGAAAGAACGACCGGCAAAGCCAAAAGGGTTATCGATCTGCGCGAATATCTTTGA
- a CDS encoding PaaI family thioesterase has product MTSDEIIAYMQANDRFAAANGIRLVEASPGRAVAEMEVAASHLNAVGVVHGGALFALADFSFAVACNCGGTLSLAVNTTMNFVRPVTAGILRAVCEQVADGKLASYQAKIFDQEGQVIALFTGLAYRKKESFPFSPR; this is encoded by the coding sequence ATGACTTCCGATGAAATCATCGCCTATATGCAGGCGAACGATCGCTTCGCCGCGGCGAACGGCATCCGACTGGTGGAGGCTTCGCCCGGCCGCGCGGTTGCCGAGATGGAAGTTGCGGCCTCGCACTTGAACGCCGTCGGCGTCGTGCACGGCGGCGCTCTGTTTGCTTTGGCCGATTTCAGCTTTGCGGTGGCCTGCAATTGCGGCGGCACGCTCTCCTTGGCCGTCAATACCACGATGAATTTTGTTCGTCCGGTCACAGCCGGCATATTGCGCGCCGTTTGTGAGCAAGTTGCAGACGGCAAACTGGCAAGCTACCAGGCAAAAATATTTGACCAAGAAGGGCAAGTGATTGCGCTTTTTACCGGCCTGGCTTACCGAAAAAAGGAATCTTTTCCCTTCTCGCCAAGATAG
- a CDS encoding ACT domain-containing protein, with the protein MQVRQISVFMENRAGRLMEITGILAQAGINLRALSLADTSDFGILRIIVDKPDKAVDILRRSGFTIRENVVIAAVIEDRPGGLYQILKVLADAGISIEYMYGFLGKHEHEAVMIIRVEEMERAIEVLLEANVTLLKGEQIYTM; encoded by the coding sequence ATGCAGGTCAGACAAATTTCAGTGTTTATGGAAAACCGCGCCGGCCGATTGATGGAGATCACCGGCATCCTTGCGCAGGCCGGCATCAATCTTCGCGCCCTGTCTCTGGCGGATACCTCGGATTTCGGCATTCTTCGCATCATTGTCGACAAGCCGGACAAGGCTGTCGACATTCTGCGCCGCTCCGGTTTCACAATCAGAGAGAACGTGGTGATTGCTGCCGTCATCGAAGATCGCCCGGGCGGGCTGTATCAAATTCTCAAGGTGCTGGCCGATGCCGGTATAAGCATCGAATATATGTACGGCTTTTTAGGCAAGCACGAGCACGAGGCGGTCATGATCATACGCGTCGAAGAGATGGAACGCGCCATCGAAGTGCTGCTCGAGGCCAATGTTACGCTGCTCAAAGGCGAGCAGATCTATACCATGTAA